One genomic region from Leifsonia poae encodes:
- a CDS encoding 2-deoxy-5-keto-D-gluconate 6-phosphate aldolase domain-containing protein, which yields MSEGTRLNGSVGGVGGGSRPLAVLAMDHRASLVSQVYGIPGDVDAAAEGRIGDDKLRVFEAAVSGMPDLPPGVRPGVLVDERYGAEVARRARHHGFALLMPIERSGRPFFELEYGDFASSEWLDHVAAFDPDFVKVLIRDNPGFAATDRLTQLERLAQVSQALDAAGRRLVIELLVPQASESGAPDQQTFDDTLRPAMTVQLIREYHRAGIEPAIWKLEGYDSADAAAEVADAARENGRDRVECIVLGRDAGRDQLDRWLSVAAPTPGFDGFAIGRSIWQQPLIDRLAGKTDEARFRSTIAGSFAHFATIYQAARDRAR from the coding sequence ATGTCGGAAGGCACCAGACTCAACGGTTCGGTCGGCGGGGTCGGCGGGGGTTCGCGTCCACTCGCCGTCTTGGCGATGGATCATCGCGCTTCTCTCGTCTCCCAGGTCTACGGCATCCCTGGTGACGTGGATGCGGCGGCCGAAGGCCGGATCGGCGACGACAAGTTGAGGGTGTTCGAGGCGGCCGTGAGTGGGATGCCCGACCTTCCGCCCGGCGTGCGTCCGGGGGTACTCGTCGACGAACGCTACGGCGCGGAGGTTGCCCGTCGTGCTCGGCATCATGGCTTCGCCCTCCTCATGCCGATCGAGCGGTCTGGGCGGCCGTTCTTCGAACTCGAATACGGCGACTTCGCCTCGTCGGAGTGGCTGGACCACGTCGCAGCATTCGATCCGGATTTCGTGAAGGTGCTGATCCGGGACAATCCCGGATTCGCCGCCACTGATCGCCTGACGCAGCTGGAGCGCCTGGCGCAGGTCAGCCAGGCTCTGGATGCGGCCGGTCGCAGGCTCGTCATCGAGCTTCTCGTGCCCCAGGCGTCGGAGTCGGGAGCGCCCGATCAGCAGACCTTCGACGACACGCTTCGCCCGGCGATGACCGTCCAGCTGATCAGGGAGTACCACAGGGCCGGCATCGAGCCGGCGATCTGGAAGCTGGAGGGATACGACTCGGCCGACGCGGCGGCGGAGGTCGCGGATGCGGCGCGTGAGAATGGCAGAGACCGGGTCGAGTGCATCGTCCTCGGGCGCGATGCCGGCCGGGATCAGCTCGATCGTTGGCTCTCGGTGGCGGCCCCGACCCCGGGTTTCGACGGTTTCGCCATCGGTCGCAGCATCTGGCAGCAGCCTCTCATCGACCGACTGGCCGGGAAGACGGATGAGGCGCGCTTCCGCAGTACCATCGCGGGCTCATTCGCGCACTTCGCGACGATCTACCAGGCGGCGCGGGACCGCGCTCGCTGA
- a CDS encoding SDR family oxidoreductase, translating into MYSVPDQSGRRIVVTGANSGTGMEATKRLAGAGAAVILGVRSLEKGEAARAAILTAAPGAELDVRRIDLADLASVRAFADEILSESRPLDTLINNAGVMTPPRRFETTDGFELQFGSNFLGPFLLTNLLLPRLLESPAGRVATMSSLVAHRGKIRFGDLNWHDSYRPGAAYGQSKLADLLMGLHLADVAHENGWPLRSTIAHPGYTRTNLQVAGRNLARSAQDARPPARRTLLPSQDVTQGAEPILFAAADPSAGQGEYFGPNRTLTGPTKRIGIPRAARQGPDFAASLWAVAETLTDAPSLRGMG; encoded by the coding sequence ATGTATTCAGTGCCAGACCAGTCGGGGCGGCGAATCGTCGTCACAGGCGCCAATAGTGGAACCGGAATGGAGGCCACCAAGCGTCTGGCCGGCGCTGGCGCCGCGGTCATCCTGGGCGTGCGCTCCCTTGAGAAGGGGGAGGCCGCGCGGGCGGCAATCCTCACCGCCGCGCCGGGCGCCGAGCTCGATGTGCGCCGGATCGACCTCGCCGACCTCGCGAGTGTGCGGGCGTTCGCCGACGAGATCCTCAGTGAAAGCCGGCCACTGGACACATTGATCAACAACGCCGGCGTGATGACACCGCCGAGGCGGTTCGAGACGACGGACGGCTTCGAGCTTCAGTTCGGAAGCAACTTCCTCGGCCCGTTTCTGCTGACGAATCTGCTGCTGCCCCGACTGCTCGAATCCCCGGCAGGCCGGGTCGCGACGATGTCCAGCCTCGTGGCACACCGCGGGAAGATCCGGTTCGGCGATCTCAACTGGCACGACTCCTACCGACCGGGCGCAGCCTACGGGCAATCGAAGCTGGCGGACCTGCTGATGGGACTGCACCTCGCCGATGTCGCACACGAGAATGGGTGGCCTCTGCGCTCCACGATCGCCCATCCGGGATACACGAGGACGAACCTGCAGGTGGCCGGCAGGAACCTCGCGCGCAGCGCGCAAGACGCTCGACCACCCGCGCGCCGCACCCTGCTGCCGTCGCAGGACGTCACGCAGGGGGCGGAGCCCATCCTTTTCGCGGCCGCCGATCCATCCGCCGGACAGGGCGAGTACTTCGGACCGAACCGGACGCTCACCGGGCCGACCAAACGGATCGGGATCCCCCGCGCGGCGCGGCAGGGGCCGGACTTCGCCGCATCCCTGTGGGCCGTGGCCGAAACACTCACCGACGCCCCGAGCCTGCGCGGCATGGGCTGA
- a CDS encoding TetR family transcriptional regulator, with amino-acid sequence MSTIDFTRARSADAKQVREAAILASAVELATERGVREVTLTAIAEGVGMHKSTMLRYFETREEIFLRIAADAWDRWTAEMTSTLAAMAPAGDGDAPSSAAIASTIARSLATRPLFCDLLAHTALNLERHVSDDTVRAFKRRVIADIATVADAITVLTGIASRNAGEVVTVATSMAGALWQMAAPTTHLAALYTSDPELAHSVVEVEPRLSGIVGALIDGFPREPRPSPAT; translated from the coding sequence ATGTCCACCATCGACTTCACCCGGGCCAGAAGCGCCGACGCGAAACAGGTTCGCGAGGCGGCCATCCTCGCCTCAGCCGTCGAACTGGCGACCGAGCGGGGTGTGCGAGAAGTGACGCTGACCGCTATCGCGGAGGGCGTGGGGATGCACAAGTCCACGATGCTGCGATATTTCGAGACCCGCGAGGAGATCTTCCTTCGGATCGCGGCCGATGCCTGGGATCGATGGACGGCCGAGATGACATCGACCCTCGCCGCGATGGCGCCTGCCGGCGACGGGGACGCACCGTCATCGGCTGCCATCGCATCCACCATCGCCCGGTCGCTCGCCACGCGGCCGCTCTTCTGCGATCTGCTCGCCCACACCGCCCTGAATCTCGAGCGCCACGTCTCCGACGACACCGTTCGCGCCTTCAAACGTCGCGTCATCGCAGACATCGCAACGGTGGCCGATGCGATCACGGTACTCACGGGCATCGCTTCACGAAACGCAGGTGAGGTGGTCACCGTGGCGACATCGATGGCCGGCGCCCTCTGGCAGATGGCCGCGCCGACGACTCATCTGGCGGCGCTCTACACCTCCGACCCCGAACTCGCTCACTCCGTCGTCGAGGTCGAGCCCCGGCTCTCCGGCATCGTCGGCGCGCTGATCGACGGCTTCCCCCGGGAGCCCCGTCCTTCGCCCGCGACGTAG
- a CDS encoding SDR family oxidoreductase — MMDTNLKGKTAAITGGARGIGFAVARSLAAEGADIALLDLLDTVEEAAQRIEDEFGVHAFGQRLDVTDQDATNTAFEAIAERLSVPQVLLTAAGIEINGDSIDVTAAQWRKVIDVNLTGTFFSAQAFGRGLLASDLPGSAVLISSMSGEIVNVPQWAASYNSSKAAVAHLSTSLAVEWASSDIRVNSIAPGYVLTDLTQQIIDREPELEADWISRIPQGRMATPQDLTGLVVFLASNASSYLTGQQIIIDGGYTSI, encoded by the coding sequence ATGATGGACACCAACCTCAAAGGCAAGACCGCAGCGATCACGGGAGGGGCTCGCGGGATCGGTTTCGCGGTCGCGCGATCGCTGGCGGCGGAAGGTGCCGACATCGCGCTCCTCGACCTCCTCGACACGGTCGAGGAGGCCGCCCAGCGGATCGAGGACGAGTTCGGCGTGCACGCGTTCGGGCAGCGCCTCGACGTCACCGACCAGGATGCGACGAACACCGCGTTCGAGGCGATCGCCGAACGTCTCAGCGTTCCGCAGGTCCTTCTGACGGCGGCCGGCATCGAGATCAACGGCGACTCGATCGACGTCACGGCCGCGCAGTGGCGGAAGGTCATCGACGTCAACCTGACCGGGACGTTCTTCTCGGCACAGGCTTTCGGGCGGGGCCTGCTCGCCTCCGACCTGCCCGGGAGCGCGGTGCTGATCTCGTCCATGTCGGGCGAGATCGTGAACGTTCCGCAGTGGGCGGCGTCGTACAACTCCTCGAAGGCCGCGGTCGCCCATCTCAGCACGTCTCTTGCCGTCGAATGGGCGTCCTCAGACATCCGCGTCAACTCGATCGCACCCGGCTATGTGCTCACCGACCTCACCCAGCAGATCATCGATCGCGAGCCGGAGCTCGAGGCCGACTGGATCTCGCGCATCCCGCAAGGCCGGATGGCGACACCGCAAGATCTCACCGGTCTCGTCGTCTTCCTAGCGTCGAACGCGTCGAGCTACCTCACCGGGCAGCAGATCATCATCGACGGCGGATACACCTCCATCTGA
- a CDS encoding triose-phosphate isomerase gives MTEPLRAPFFEIGPKNLLRRRELEELARAAGAAARQYGVDVVLTVPNAMVAPIAELDTGIRVFAQSMDCDPLGPSFGRITAEALLDAGAVGVMLNHDAAPLDAETLAATVVRARDAGLLTIVCAGTEREALSHTALRPTAVLFEPPALIGTSGPGERDWIRPITAAMRRIDDGVLAMHAGGVSSALVARDIMAAGADGTGSTSGVLSAENPLSAAGEFIAGARAGWDDAHTTTDL, from the coding sequence ATGACCGAGCCGCTGAGGGCGCCGTTCTTCGAGATCGGGCCGAAGAACCTGCTTCGCCGCCGCGAACTGGAAGAACTCGCCCGGGCTGCCGGTGCCGCGGCGCGGCAGTACGGCGTCGACGTGGTCCTGACCGTGCCGAACGCGATGGTCGCACCGATCGCCGAATTGGATACGGGCATCCGCGTCTTCGCCCAGAGCATGGACTGCGATCCGCTCGGTCCCTCCTTCGGGCGCATCACCGCGGAGGCGCTGCTCGACGCCGGTGCGGTGGGCGTGATGCTCAACCACGACGCCGCCCCACTGGATGCCGAGACGCTGGCAGCGACGGTGGTCCGGGCACGGGATGCGGGCCTTCTGACCATCGTCTGCGCGGGAACAGAGCGCGAGGCGCTGAGCCACACCGCCCTCCGCCCGACGGCCGTGCTGTTCGAGCCGCCTGCCTTGATCGGCACGAGCGGTCCCGGAGAGCGGGACTGGATCCGGCCGATCACCGCGGCCATGCGGCGAATCGACGACGGCGTGCTCGCCATGCACGCGGGCGGCGTCTCCTCGGCGCTGGTCGCTCGAGACATCATGGCCGCCGGTGCTGACGGAACCGGCTCGACCAGCGGAGTCCTTTCCGCCGAAAACCCGCTCAGCGCCGCGGGCGAGTTCATCGCCGGCGCCCGGGCCGGCTGGGATGACGCACACACCACGACAGACCTGTGA
- a CDS encoding sugar phosphate isomerase/epimerase family protein has product MKLCCSSPMVPGTTLTAKAELLSEWGYDAIAVFQPLETWDEDVRRELASLEGRTGIRPVEFVLTDEIYGNAMSSDPILRERCRAMYREAAGVCAELGAVTEIEFEYGPQIPLPLFEPFQQLSAAQREAFVEFYRDMLSIVDGTEGRVLLEPINRYESGYLNQVADNVRIIEAVGHPNAGLLPDLFHMSIEEVDPAQSLRDAGEHIVHVHLGDSNRLLPGHGHLDWPAIIGALREVGYRGFLNLECSTEGDPALSLPPAADRLRRLIGA; this is encoded by the coding sequence ATGAAGCTGTGCTGCTCGTCCCCGATGGTTCCGGGGACAACCCTGACGGCGAAGGCCGAGCTCCTCAGCGAGTGGGGATACGACGCGATCGCGGTGTTCCAACCGCTCGAGACCTGGGACGAGGATGTGCGTCGCGAGCTCGCCTCTCTGGAAGGCCGCACGGGCATCCGACCTGTCGAGTTCGTGCTCACCGATGAGATCTACGGAAACGCGATGTCGTCAGACCCGATTCTGCGCGAACGATGTCGAGCGATGTACCGCGAAGCGGCGGGCGTCTGTGCCGAGCTCGGTGCCGTGACCGAGATCGAGTTCGAGTACGGTCCGCAGATTCCGCTTCCCCTGTTCGAGCCGTTCCAGCAGCTGAGCGCGGCGCAGCGGGAGGCGTTCGTCGAGTTCTACCGCGACATGCTGAGCATCGTCGACGGCACCGAAGGCCGTGTGCTCCTCGAACCGATAAACCGCTACGAGAGCGGCTACCTCAATCAGGTCGCCGACAACGTCCGGATCATCGAGGCGGTCGGGCACCCCAACGCCGGTCTCCTGCCCGACCTGTTCCACATGTCGATCGAGGAGGTCGACCCCGCGCAGTCATTGCGTGACGCAGGGGAGCACATCGTCCACGTGCACCTCGGGGACAGCAACCGGCTGCTGCCCGGCCACGGGCATCTCGATTGGCCCGCCATCATCGGCGCGCTTCGCGAGGTGGGGTACCGCGGGTTCCTGAATCTCGAATGCTCCACCGAAGGCGACCCTGCACTCAGCCTCCCCCCGGCGGCGGATCGGCTGCGAAGGCTCATCGGCGCATGA
- a CDS encoding FGGY-family carbohydrate kinase, which yields MLVYAVDLGTTNLKAVLYDEQLRRLATASTPAVYRREGVRVEFDPESLFDSVIELIGRCARRAGAVGNGEATIVLTGQAESLVLIDRDGEPVRPGMSWLDDRAVAEAVELGDRFGLDEAFAVTGEPFPSATWPAAKLRWLSRYEPEAIASADSILMIKDYIVFRLTGTAVGEVSTRGFTYLWDVPNGGYWHEMIEFCSTPADRLPPVVPAATDLGLVSDEVAALLPPMTTYRVNIGALDHFCAMVGTGSYGGGSVSESAGTVLSLCLLAPDWRFDPKRKVSFHTGLRPGDTVLFNGVDGGGAALEWYRIQGLGGMSYPELEKQLRARDHRNPPMFLPYLTGINPPDYFTQAKGAFLDLDLGHDRVDLAYAVEEGIAHLLRRNVEYFAADPAQELVSTGGGAASAFWNQLKADVCGVDVVVPDELEATCRGAATLALVTAGVLDGFEDASRLNAPPAIRYRPSDDGRRAARYARFDNYLQRLFGDPGAPTENSGTEKKDTR from the coding sequence GTGCTCGTCTACGCCGTCGACCTCGGCACCACGAACCTCAAAGCGGTGCTGTACGACGAGCAACTCCGCCGACTCGCCACTGCGTCCACCCCCGCGGTGTACCGGCGCGAAGGGGTGCGCGTCGAGTTCGACCCGGAGAGCCTCTTCGACTCGGTGATCGAGCTCATCGGCCGCTGCGCCCGCCGGGCCGGAGCAGTCGGGAACGGTGAGGCGACCATCGTCCTGACCGGTCAGGCCGAATCGCTGGTGCTGATCGACCGGGACGGCGAACCGGTGCGGCCGGGCATGTCCTGGCTCGACGACCGGGCCGTCGCCGAGGCGGTCGAGCTCGGCGATCGGTTCGGCCTCGACGAGGCGTTCGCCGTCACGGGCGAGCCGTTCCCCTCGGCGACCTGGCCTGCCGCCAAACTCCGCTGGCTGAGCCGATACGAGCCGGAGGCCATCGCGTCGGCCGACTCGATCCTCATGATCAAGGACTACATCGTCTTCCGGCTCACGGGCACGGCTGTCGGGGAGGTCTCGACCCGGGGGTTCACCTACCTGTGGGATGTGCCCAACGGCGGCTACTGGCACGAGATGATCGAGTTCTGCTCGACACCCGCCGACAGACTTCCGCCGGTCGTGCCGGCGGCAACCGATCTGGGACTCGTCTCGGACGAGGTTGCAGCCCTGCTGCCGCCGATGACGACATACCGGGTCAACATCGGGGCCCTCGACCACTTCTGCGCGATGGTCGGAACCGGTTCCTACGGCGGAGGCAGTGTCAGCGAGTCGGCGGGAACCGTGCTCTCCCTCTGCCTTCTCGCCCCCGATTGGCGATTCGACCCGAAGCGCAAGGTCTCCTTCCACACTGGCCTCCGCCCGGGCGATACCGTGCTTTTCAACGGTGTCGACGGTGGGGGCGCTGCGCTGGAGTGGTACCGCATCCAGGGACTCGGCGGGATGTCGTACCCGGAACTGGAGAAGCAACTGCGGGCGCGAGACCACCGCAACCCGCCCATGTTCCTGCCCTATCTGACGGGGATCAACCCTCCCGACTACTTCACGCAGGCCAAAGGAGCTTTCCTCGATCTCGACCTCGGCCACGATCGTGTGGACCTGGCCTATGCGGTGGAGGAGGGGATCGCCCATCTGCTGCGGCGGAATGTCGAGTACTTCGCCGCCGACCCGGCGCAGGAGCTCGTCTCGACCGGCGGCGGTGCCGCATCCGCGTTCTGGAATCAGCTGAAAGCAGATGTCTGCGGTGTCGACGTCGTCGTGCCCGACGAGCTCGAGGCGACCTGCCGCGGAGCCGCGACCCTCGCGCTGGTCACGGCCGGGGTGCTCGACGGTTTCGAGGATGCGTCCCGGCTGAATGCTCCGCCCGCCATCCGGTACCGACCCTCCGACGACGGCCGCCGCGCTGCGCGGTACGCCCGCTTCGACAACTACCTCCAGCGTCTCTTCGGCGACCCTGGCGCACCGACCGAGAATTCTGGCACCGAGAAGAAGGACACACGATGA
- a CDS encoding YjbQ family protein, giving the protein MRSQGHSITVETPARQEFFDVTAQLEEFVAAAGVTEGIAVAYSPHTSCCVILQEESEDTTYYGTQLLLQDTLNVLATIAPPTRHEGQYLHPGPIHIRNAGELRNELPEWGLNTDGHILSSILGRSETVPITGGRLVLGEFGRVYFGDLDSVRARTRTVHFQVIAG; this is encoded by the coding sequence ATGCGCAGTCAGGGTCACTCGATCACCGTGGAGACTCCCGCTCGTCAGGAGTTCTTCGATGTGACTGCGCAGCTGGAGGAGTTCGTCGCCGCGGCCGGTGTCACCGAGGGAATTGCGGTGGCGTACTCGCCGCACACGAGCTGCTGCGTGATCCTCCAGGAGGAGTCCGAGGACACGACCTATTACGGCACACAACTGCTCCTGCAGGACACCCTGAACGTTCTCGCCACGATTGCTCCGCCGACCCGGCACGAGGGCCAGTATCTGCACCCGGGCCCGATCCACATCCGCAACGCCGGCGAACTGCGGAACGAGTTGCCGGAGTGGGGGCTGAACACCGACGGTCACATCCTCTCCTCGATCCTGGGCCGGTCGGAGACCGTTCCGATCACCGGCGGCCGATTGGTGCTCGGCGAGTTCGGCCGCGTGTACTTCGGTGACCTCGACTCGGTCCGCGCGCGCACGCGCACCGTCCACTTCCAGGTCATCGCGGGCTGA
- a CDS encoding LysR family transcriptional regulator has translation MRSFPDVNLRALRYFEALGTELNYRRAAEKLFITQPALSSAIQNLERTIGDRLFDRDTRSVALTATGREWLPHVRKALAEVDSALEAVAMLVDYSHVRLGYLIGTGADLLFQLLDSVERVFPDITIETVEYDFSDPTAGLASGATDIALLRPPVDVPDMELAIVAEETWVACLPRAHPLAGRTELRIEELLDEPIVVAPKSAGRWREYWYAADARGGKPPIIAAEAATYEAETTLVARGVGLSFTTSSMVRLYDRPGIHFVPISNRPVSYTAIAWRPERLTTPARRLVEHMLSSSQQERPTD, from the coding sequence ATGCGATCCTTCCCCGACGTGAACCTGCGCGCGCTCCGCTACTTCGAGGCGCTCGGAACCGAGCTGAACTACCGACGCGCAGCAGAGAAGCTGTTCATCACGCAGCCGGCCCTCTCCTCGGCGATCCAGAACCTCGAGCGGACCATCGGGGATCGGCTGTTCGACCGGGACACCCGCTCGGTCGCCCTCACGGCGACGGGGCGCGAATGGCTCCCCCATGTGCGCAAGGCCCTCGCGGAGGTCGACTCGGCGCTGGAAGCCGTGGCCATGCTGGTCGACTACTCCCATGTGCGGTTGGGCTATCTCATCGGAACGGGAGCCGATCTGCTCTTCCAGCTGCTCGACAGCGTGGAGCGGGTCTTCCCCGACATCACCATCGAGACGGTCGAGTACGACTTCTCCGATCCGACGGCAGGGCTGGCCTCCGGCGCCACCGACATCGCTCTGCTCCGCCCTCCGGTCGACGTGCCGGACATGGAGCTGGCGATCGTCGCCGAGGAGACGTGGGTGGCGTGTCTTCCTCGCGCGCATCCCCTCGCCGGCCGCACAGAGCTGCGGATCGAAGAACTGCTCGACGAGCCGATCGTCGTCGCCCCCAAATCCGCCGGACGATGGCGCGAGTACTGGTATGCCGCCGACGCGCGCGGCGGCAAGCCCCCGATCATCGCCGCCGAGGCGGCCACCTACGAGGCGGAGACCACCCTGGTCGCCCGCGGAGTCGGATTGAGCTTCACCACCTCCTCGATGGTGCGCCTGTATGACCGCCCCGGCATCCACTTCGTTCCGATCTCAAATCGACCCGTCAGCTACACCGCCATCGCCTGGCGACCGGAGCGGCTGACGACCCCCGCACGCCGACTCGTCGAACACATGCTCTCCAGCTCCCAGCAGGAACGCCCGACCGATTGA
- a CDS encoding APC family permease — protein MVNSTTPEEHSLTPPPRTVGEDEDARLEEFGYKQKLDRSVGRIASFAIGFSTISATTAVFTGFAAGYLNAGSPFIWTLFLAIPVFLLWTLIAADVAAKIPLAGYAYQWTSRLNGSTFGWFTGYAALIGWVSGMTSLGYIFAGYLGSVFGWDLTQPQQIFIAIGVVAVCVLINAYRVRLATMINNIGVGLEIVVTVGVTLTIGIVLIVVPDNAQPFSSLFIGKSPDEATPYILAWLSASLGPFFGLVGVEAVADVAEETKNARRVIPRTMFYSFAASCIIEFLMYLVYVLAIKNPAALATSTAPIEEIIDQQLGPVFARIVVAIALTNILVCLLSNVLVGTRLLYSLSRDNMMPFSRSLRHVAPKRKTPSTAVITLGVVSVLLLLSALISVQAFNYFLGIATLAFFTTYVLQTIGLLIAAIRHRIPAAEPGTFDLGRARIPLLIISLVVFLAVEFALLFLPAFAGNGYVFGGIVVLAFLWWLLVLRKRLKTGQAGPRFAQEHPDEPLATALGTGTLVTELPE, from the coding sequence ATGGTCAACTCGACCACACCCGAAGAGCACTCGCTGACCCCTCCTCCCCGCACCGTCGGCGAAGACGAGGATGCCCGCCTCGAAGAGTTCGGCTACAAGCAGAAGCTGGATCGTTCCGTCGGCAGGATCGCCTCGTTCGCGATCGGCTTCTCGACGATCAGCGCCACGACGGCCGTGTTCACCGGCTTCGCGGCCGGCTACCTCAACGCCGGATCGCCGTTCATCTGGACGCTGTTCCTCGCGATCCCGGTGTTCCTCCTCTGGACCCTCATCGCGGCCGATGTGGCCGCGAAGATCCCGCTCGCCGGCTACGCCTACCAGTGGACGAGCCGGCTGAACGGCTCGACATTCGGATGGTTCACCGGCTACGCCGCCCTGATCGGCTGGGTGAGCGGCATGACCAGCCTCGGCTACATCTTCGCCGGATACCTGGGCAGCGTGTTCGGCTGGGATCTCACCCAGCCTCAGCAGATCTTCATCGCGATCGGCGTCGTCGCCGTCTGCGTGCTGATCAACGCCTACCGTGTGCGCCTGGCGACGATGATCAACAACATCGGCGTCGGATTGGAGATCGTCGTGACCGTCGGCGTGACCCTGACCATCGGCATCGTCCTCATCGTGGTGCCCGACAATGCGCAGCCGTTCTCCTCGCTGTTCATCGGCAAGAGCCCCGACGAAGCGACCCCCTACATCCTGGCGTGGCTGTCCGCCTCCCTCGGCCCGTTCTTCGGGCTCGTCGGTGTCGAAGCCGTCGCCGATGTGGCCGAGGAGACGAAGAACGCGCGGCGGGTGATCCCCCGAACGATGTTCTACTCCTTCGCCGCCTCGTGCATCATCGAGTTCCTCATGTACCTCGTGTATGTGCTCGCGATCAAGAACCCGGCAGCGCTCGCCACCTCCACCGCGCCGATCGAAGAGATCATCGACCAGCAGTTGGGCCCGGTTTTCGCCCGTATCGTCGTCGCCATCGCGCTCACGAACATCCTCGTGTGCCTGTTGTCGAATGTGCTCGTCGGCACCCGGTTGCTGTACTCGCTCTCCCGCGACAACATGATGCCGTTCTCACGCTCTCTGCGACACGTCGCCCCGAAACGGAAGACACCGTCGACGGCCGTGATCACGCTCGGTGTGGTGTCGGTGCTGCTGCTCCTCTCGGCATTGATCAGCGTTCAGGCGTTCAACTACTTCCTCGGGATCGCCACGCTGGCCTTCTTCACCACCTATGTGCTGCAGACGATCGGGCTGCTCATCGCCGCCATCCGCCATCGGATCCCCGCCGCCGAGCCTGGAACGTTCGACCTCGGACGTGCCCGGATCCCCCTCCTGATCATCAGCCTCGTCGTCTTCCTCGCCGTCGAGTTCGCCCTCCTCTTCCTTCCCGCATTCGCGGGCAACGGGTACGTCTTCGGAGGAATCGTCGTCCTGGCGTTCCTGTGGTGGCTCCTCGTGCTCCGCAAGCGCCTCAAGACCGGACAGGCCGGGCCGCGGTTCGCGCAGGAGCACCCGGACGAGCCGCTCGCCACCGCGCTGGGGACGGGGACCTTGGTCACCGAGCTCCCGGAGTAG